The following proteins are encoded in a genomic region of Gimesia algae:
- a CDS encoding sulfite exporter TauE/SafE family protein has protein sequence MGFGWFDFFLISTAGGLIGFLAGMFGVGGGFLLVPILNIVLGIPMELAVGASACQVLGPATTSLLARKIKGRDLFFPLVITGGLLLGVIAGTGILEHAKSSAAVMLNGRNIIVADLVVLIAYFLMLTGLGILSLRSARRDDSELSGTLFTDRFQIPPVVQFPGLVEAPLSIPVIAWFGLGLGLVSGLLGISGGILLFPILIFGLGIPTHRAITCSLVIVWIVAFQSTIAHAWHGNISIMIVIALLLGGTVGARLGSDLNARLKGLQLRRQFGWLLLSVALMIGTRLVFLLAG, from the coding sequence ATGGGTTTTGGATGGTTTGACTTTTTTCTGATTTCCACTGCGGGAGGGCTGATTGGCTTTCTGGCGGGAATGTTCGGAGTGGGCGGCGGATTTCTGCTGGTCCCCATTCTGAATATTGTGCTGGGAATTCCCATGGAACTGGCTGTCGGCGCCAGTGCCTGCCAGGTACTGGGACCTGCGACGACATCGCTGCTGGCGCGGAAGATTAAAGGACGAGATCTGTTTTTCCCACTGGTGATTACGGGGGGATTGTTATTAGGTGTCATTGCCGGGACGGGGATTCTGGAACACGCGAAATCATCTGCTGCTGTCATGCTTAATGGAAGAAACATTATTGTCGCGGATTTGGTGGTGCTGATTGCCTATTTCCTGATGTTAACCGGGCTGGGGATACTTTCATTACGTAGTGCCCGCCGCGATGATTCAGAATTGAGCGGAACGCTGTTTACAGATCGATTCCAGATACCACCAGTAGTTCAATTTCCCGGTTTGGTTGAAGCGCCGCTTTCGATTCCAGTCATTGCGTGGTTTGGTCTGGGTCTGGGGCTCGTCTCCGGTCTTCTGGGGATCAGTGGAGGCATCCTGTTATTTCCGATACTGATTTTTGGTCTGGGAATTCCCACCCATCGGGCGATCACCTGCAGCCTGGTGATCGTCTGGATCGTGGCATTCCAGTCAACGATCGCGCACGCCTGGCATGGCAATATCAGTATCATGATAGTAATCGCACTCCTGCTCGGGGGAACGGTAGGCGCCCGGCTGGGATCGGACCTGAACGCCCGACTCAAAGGGTTGCAGTTGAGACGGCAGTTTGGCTGGTTATTACTCTCTGTGGCTCTTATGATTGGGACGCGGCTGGTGTTTCTGCTGGCAGGTTAA
- the dprA gene encoding DNA-processing protein DprA, giving the protein MGEPIQESDQPLLELIQLNLIRGVGPRIRRTLLDQFGSPAEILNAPRQELLNVPGIGTKLADAIIYREAKSTAADELRRCRESGYQILFEDSAEYPSLLREMPDPPSLLYCKGSLLPEDELAVAIVGSRKCTHYGLQQAEKIAAALARAGITIVSGLARGIDQAAHTGALKAGGRTIAVMATGLAHIYPPEHRDLADSVARQGAIVTEFCLDQAPVAGLFPQRNRIISGFSMGVVLIEAGRKSGALHTARHAYEQGREVFAVPGRIDHPASAGCHDLIRDGAMLVRDVEDILEGLGPAKTPVMTAQNREVHTPRELSLSEFERDILNLVTLEPQHLNEIVQSSHLDSSRILSTLTILEMRKVVKRLPGGYLVRAMG; this is encoded by the coding sequence ATGGGCGAGCCAATACAGGAATCCGATCAGCCACTGCTTGAGCTGATTCAGTTAAATCTGATCCGGGGAGTCGGCCCGCGGATTCGCCGGACGTTACTGGATCAGTTTGGTAGCCCGGCTGAAATCTTGAACGCCCCCCGTCAGGAATTGCTCAATGTCCCGGGCATCGGGACCAAACTGGCCGACGCCATCATTTATCGTGAAGCAAAATCGACTGCGGCAGACGAACTCCGACGCTGTCGCGAATCTGGTTATCAGATCTTATTTGAGGATTCAGCAGAGTACCCATCGCTCCTGAGAGAAATGCCCGATCCGCCTTCCCTGCTTTACTGTAAAGGAAGCCTGTTGCCGGAAGACGAACTGGCGGTCGCAATCGTCGGCTCACGCAAATGCACTCATTATGGACTGCAGCAGGCAGAAAAGATCGCCGCTGCGCTGGCGCGGGCCGGGATTACTATTGTCAGTGGTCTCGCCCGAGGGATTGACCAGGCAGCTCACACCGGCGCGCTCAAAGCAGGGGGGCGCACGATTGCCGTCATGGCGACCGGGCTGGCTCATATTTACCCTCCCGAACACCGGGATCTGGCGGATTCCGTCGCCCGTCAAGGCGCAATCGTCACCGAGTTTTGTCTGGATCAGGCGCCGGTCGCTGGCCTGTTTCCTCAGCGTAATCGCATCATCAGCGGATTTTCCATGGGCGTTGTCTTGATCGAAGCAGGTCGCAAAAGTGGTGCCCTGCACACTGCGCGGCATGCTTACGAACAGGGGCGTGAAGTCTTTGCCGTCCCTGGTCGCATTGATCATCCCGCCAGTGCCGGCTGTCATGACCTGATTCGCGACGGTGCCATGCTCGTCCGGGATGTGGAAGACATCCTGGAAGGACTGGGCCCGGCGAAGACACCTGTCATGACAGCACAAAACCGGGAAGTCCATACGCCACGCGAACTCTCGTTAAGCGAATTTGAACGTGATATTCTGAATCTGGTCACACTGGAACCACAGCATCTCAACGAAATTGTTCAGTCGAGCCATCTCGATTCCTCGCGCATTCTTTCCACTCTCACAATTCTGGAAATGCGCAAAGTGGTCAAACGCCTGCCCGGTGGGTATCTGGTCCGCGCCATGGGTTGA
- a CDS encoding dipeptidase has translation MLIFDAHLDMAWNACEWNRDLELPVSDIRKFERQFENIIPGEATVSWHALRQGGVGMTISTLLPRLHRKDAALTHYQSREAAYGVAMGQLAYYRAMVAKGVLREIPDSSTLASHIAEWEANETAARAEGSTIPIGFILSMEGAPPILSPEQIGDWFDAGLRILGPAHYGPGPYCFGTGSEGGLKEQGPALLKEMDRVGMLLDVTHLADQSFWESLEIFQGPVLASHHNCRSLVNADRQLTDEQIKALIERGAVIGCAFDNWMIKPGWTIGVSDPKTTSVEDIANHTDHICQLAGNAKHCGLGTDLDGGFGKEQTPHDLDTIADLGMFAGILEKRGYSSEDIKGIMSQNFVDFFLKALPES, from the coding sequence ATGCTGATTTTTGATGCACACCTTGATATGGCCTGGAATGCCTGCGAATGGAACCGGGATCTGGAATTACCTGTCAGTGACATTCGCAAGTTTGAACGTCAGTTTGAAAATATAATTCCCGGCGAAGCAACGGTTTCCTGGCATGCCCTGCGTCAGGGGGGCGTGGGAATGACGATCTCCACGCTGCTGCCTCGACTGCATCGCAAAGACGCGGCGTTGACGCATTATCAATCGAGAGAAGCCGCCTATGGTGTGGCCATGGGGCAGTTGGCTTATTACCGGGCGATGGTAGCGAAAGGCGTCTTAAGAGAGATTCCCGACAGCAGCACACTCGCCAGTCATATCGCTGAATGGGAAGCCAATGAAACAGCTGCCCGCGCGGAAGGAAGTACGATTCCCATTGGTTTCATCCTGAGTATGGAAGGGGCACCGCCGATTCTGTCTCCCGAACAGATTGGTGACTGGTTTGATGCCGGTCTGCGAATCTTAGGACCCGCCCATTATGGTCCCGGTCCCTACTGTTTTGGAACAGGCAGTGAAGGGGGGCTCAAAGAGCAGGGGCCCGCGCTGCTGAAAGAGATGGATCGGGTGGGTATGCTGCTGGATGTGACACACCTCGCCGATCAGTCATTCTGGGAGTCGCTGGAAATCTTCCAGGGACCAGTGCTTGCCAGCCACCACAACTGCCGGTCTCTGGTGAATGCCGACCGTCAACTGACGGATGAGCAGATCAAAGCGTTGATCGAACGCGGTGCCGTAATCGGTTGTGCCTTTGATAACTGGATGATCAAACCGGGCTGGACGATTGGGGTTTCTGATCCCAAAACCACTTCAGTGGAAGATATTGCCAATCATACCGATCACATCTGCCAGTTGGCAGGAAATGCAAAGCATTGCGGCCTGGGAACGGACCTGGACGGCGGATTCGGGAAAGAACAGACGCCCCACGATCTGGATACGATCGCCGATCTGGGGATGTTCGCCGGGATTCTGGAAAAACGGGGATACA
- a CDS encoding DJ-1/PfpI family protein, which produces MAKKSILFLTGDYVEDYEIMVPFQALTMVGYQVDVVCPDKKAGEIIRTSIHDFEGDQTYSEKRGHNFTLNATFAEVNADDYTALLIPGGRAPEYIRLNERVLEIARQFATAGKPIAAICHGLQLLAAAGVLKDKSCTAYPACAPEVTLAGGTFVETPIDGVHVDGNLVSAPAWPAHPQWLAAFLEVLGTKIEL; this is translated from the coding sequence ATGGCAAAAAAATCCATCCTGTTTTTAACGGGTGACTACGTAGAGGACTATGAAATCATGGTCCCGTTCCAGGCATTAACGATGGTGGGATACCAGGTCGATGTGGTCTGTCCCGATAAAAAAGCGGGCGAGATCATCCGGACTTCGATTCACGATTTTGAAGGCGATCAGACCTATTCCGAAAAGCGGGGGCACAACTTCACTCTGAATGCCACTTTCGCTGAAGTGAATGCAGACGACTATACTGCTTTGCTGATTCCCGGCGGACGGGCACCGGAATACATTCGCCTGAATGAGCGCGTGCTTGAGATCGCCCGGCAATTTGCGACCGCAGGCAAGCCGATCGCCGCCATCTGCCATGGCTTGCAGTTGCTGGCCGCCGCCGGTGTGTTGAAAGACAAAAGCTGTACGGCGTACCCGGCGTGCGCCCCCGAGGTGACTCTCGCCGGAGGCACGTTTGTGGAAACTCCCATTGATGGCGTTCACGTAGATGGGAATCTGGTTTCCGCGCCCGCCTGGCCCGCCCATCCGCAGTGGCTGGCTGCGTTTCTGGAAGTGCTGGGAACCAAAATCGAGTTATAA
- a CDS encoding ferritin-like domain-containing protein, whose amino-acid sequence MEIREFAERVLLSDSLEEKLKPAPPILTDDCPGDSLRIKEPTRPANLQFAAPRTAPAMPKPAALVEQEKRALAHHIMANHELQALEVMAYVLCAFPEAPAEFRQGMCAIMADEQRHTRMHKERAAVLGLEFGSLPVNCYIWKKALSYESLLDYLAGLPLTFEGRNLDHTGEFEQYFLDAGDQRSAALMKVVYRDEIQHVAFGLHWLRQLKPDHLSDWEAYEQHLHWPIRAALSVGDTFNREARRETGMTDEFIDRLYQAAHSDQPPNQKPKNLD is encoded by the coding sequence ATGGAAATTCGCGAATTTGCAGAACGGGTGCTCCTCAGTGATTCACTGGAAGAGAAATTAAAACCCGCTCCCCCGATTTTAACCGACGACTGTCCGGGAGATTCGCTGCGCATCAAAGAACCGACGCGCCCGGCCAATTTGCAGTTCGCCGCCCCCCGCACGGCTCCCGCCATGCCGAAACCTGCAGCATTGGTGGAGCAGGAAAAGCGGGCGCTCGCCCACCACATCATGGCGAACCATGAACTGCAGGCGCTGGAAGTGATGGCCTATGTCCTGTGTGCTTTCCCCGAGGCGCCTGCTGAATTTCGTCAGGGCATGTGCGCCATCATGGCAGACGAACAACGACACACCCGCATGCATAAAGAACGGGCTGCGGTACTGGGACTGGAGTTTGGCAGTCTACCCGTAAACTGTTATATCTGGAAGAAGGCTCTCAGTTATGAAAGCCTACTCGATTACCTGGCCGGCCTGCCTCTGACATTTGAAGGTCGCAACCTGGATCATACAGGCGAATTCGAACAGTACTTTCTAGATGCCGGAGATCAACGCAGTGCTGCTTTGATGAAGGTCGTCTATCGCGATGAAATTCAGCACGTTGCCTTTGGATTGCACTGGCTGCGACAGTTAAAACCCGACCATCTCTCGGACTGGGAAGCCTACGAACAGCATCTGCACTGGCCCATCCGTGCTGCTCTTTCCGTGGGTGATACCTTCAACAGGGAAGCACGCAGGGAGACCGGCATGACAGACGAATTCATTGATCGGCTTTACCAGGCAGCTCACTCCGATCAGCCACCCAACCAGAAACCGAAAAACCTCGATTGA
- a CDS encoding HAD family hydrolase has protein sequence MNQQGQVRWNKVIFVDWHGVLSLDPFWMSIIHNEEHPLHSSLSEAVRYLFAENDSLVRDWMRGNITTSQIVDRLQIEANPEFPPDYLARKSVDDCQLMRVNSQLIPLLQSAQQTGTAIVLATDNMDCFHDAILRARQQSPRLKETKTTSFFTTARLFDDVLCSSTQRILKSEDPRRFFEHWLSSHTLDFSDALLLDDLEKNCREFQAAGGTAIQWKSDFLEVEAGKFHSELKSWLQIS, from the coding sequence ATGAATCAACAAGGTCAAGTCCGCTGGAACAAGGTGATTTTCGTTGACTGGCATGGCGTACTCTCACTCGATCCTTTCTGGATGTCCATCATTCACAATGAAGAGCATCCACTCCACTCATCGCTCTCGGAAGCAGTCAGGTATCTCTTTGCGGAAAACGATTCCTTAGTCCGAGACTGGATGCGGGGAAACATCACCACCAGCCAGATTGTCGACAGACTGCAGATTGAAGCGAATCCAGAGTTCCCGCCTGATTATCTCGCGCGAAAATCAGTGGATGACTGCCAACTGATGCGGGTCAACAGTCAATTGATCCCGCTGTTACAGTCAGCACAGCAGACAGGTACAGCCATCGTGCTGGCGACCGACAACATGGATTGTTTTCATGATGCGATTCTACGGGCAAGACAGCAGTCACCGCGATTGAAAGAAACAAAAACAACGTCATTCTTCACAACAGCCAGACTGTTCGATGATGTACTCTGCTCCAGCACACAACGTATCTTGAAAAGCGAAGATCCCCGACGCTTCTTTGAACACTGGCTCTCATCACATACCCTTGATTTCAGCGATGCCCTGTTGCTGGATGACTTGGAAAAAAACTGCAGAGAGTTTCAAGCAGCTGGTGGCACTGCAATTCAGTGGAAGAGTGATTTTTTAGAAGTAGAGGCAGGTAAGTTTCATTCAGAATTGAAAAGCTGGCTTCAGATCTCTTAA
- a CDS encoding DUF423 domain-containing protein, with protein MSCCSINWSTIGAALGGLAVIIGAFGAHGVDGYFAEKYAGQVKTVSGVEVPAAEKYLNDFKTGAQYQMYHSIALLLVGFAGLTSQKKKLLNTAGWCFLLGIIFFSGSLYVLTLSGQTFWGAIAPIGGTLLIVGWFSFAAGICSCGGNSTDVSGPETPAST; from the coding sequence ATGTCGTGTTGTTCTATTAACTGGTCGACGATTGGTGCAGCGTTGGGCGGACTGGCTGTCATTATCGGTGCCTTCGGTGCCCATGGCGTCGATGGATATTTTGCTGAGAAATATGCCGGACAGGTAAAAACGGTTTCGGGGGTAGAAGTACCCGCGGCTGAGAAATATCTGAACGATTTCAAGACCGGCGCGCAATACCAGATGTACCACTCCATTGCTTTGTTGCTGGTCGGATTTGCCGGATTGACTTCGCAGAAGAAAAAGCTGTTGAATACAGCCGGCTGGTGTTTTTTGCTGGGGATCATTTTTTTCTCCGGAAGTCTTTACGTTTTGACGCTCAGCGGTCAGACTTTCTGGGGGGCCATTGCGCCGATTGGCGGGACACTGCTCATTGTGGGCTGGTTTTCTTTTGCTGCGGGAATCTGTTCCTGTGGCGGAAATTCCACTGATGTGTCAGGTCCCGAAACTCCTGCCTCTACCTGA
- a CDS encoding sulfatase family protein, protein MSCCIFIITLCIVSHTQASEEQKRPNILFAIADDWGWPHAGAYGDPVVKTPTFDRLAREGVLFQNAYVSSPSCTPSRGAILTGKYHWQLEAGANLHCIFPDKFETYPEILKAHGYQVGYTGKAWGPGRTETTGRELAGKRFKSFQDFLQHQKQGEPFCFWLGSSDPHRPYEAGTGVQSGMDLFQIKLPACFPDASVVRSDVADYYFEVQRFDKLVGDAMKSLEEKGELDNTIIFMTGDHGMPFPRGKSCLYDTGTRVPLAARWPEKIKAGRSVTDFVSLIDLAPTYYEAAGVKIPTDVTGRSLMPVLTNSKSGRITDNRDEVIFGKERHVPSQEAPDMGGYPCRAIRTDDFLYIHNIRPDRWPAGTPDYQHAAIPGTWYGDCDNGPTKTYMVENKNKDATHRRLYDLAFGKLPAEELYDLRNDPDQLQNVAASPMYEKIKAKLANELQQQLVATHDPRELGQGDELEKHPYLGGGPKHPSLEVKRKKRGKKQSK, encoded by the coding sequence ATGTCCTGCTGCATCTTCATAATTACCCTTTGCATTGTTTCACACACTCAGGCATCGGAAGAGCAGAAGCGACCTAATATTCTGTTCGCGATTGCCGATGACTGGGGTTGGCCGCATGCAGGAGCTTATGGCGATCCGGTTGTGAAAACGCCTACGTTTGATCGGCTGGCCCGCGAGGGTGTGCTGTTTCAAAATGCGTATGTCTCCTCGCCTTCCTGCACCCCTTCGCGCGGGGCAATTCTGACCGGTAAATATCATTGGCAGCTCGAAGCGGGGGCGAACCTGCATTGCATTTTTCCTGACAAGTTCGAAACATATCCGGAAATTCTCAAGGCACACGGTTATCAGGTCGGCTACACCGGCAAAGCCTGGGGGCCGGGACGTACCGAAACCACCGGCCGCGAACTGGCGGGAAAACGCTTTAAGAGTTTTCAGGATTTTCTACAGCATCAGAAACAAGGCGAACCTTTCTGCTTCTGGCTGGGCAGCAGTGATCCGCATCGTCCTTATGAGGCAGGTACCGGGGTGCAGAGTGGGATGGATCTCTTCCAGATCAAACTGCCTGCCTGCTTTCCGGATGCATCGGTCGTTCGCAGTGATGTCGCCGACTATTACTTTGAAGTACAGCGTTTTGATAAACTGGTAGGTGACGCGATGAAGTCACTCGAAGAAAAAGGCGAACTCGATAACACGATCATATTTATGACCGGCGATCACGGTATGCCGTTCCCGCGTGGGAAAAGTTGTCTGTATGATACGGGTACGCGCGTGCCTCTCGCAGCCCGCTGGCCTGAAAAAATCAAGGCCGGTCGCTCAGTCACCGATTTTGTCAGCCTGATTGATCTGGCGCCCACCTATTATGAGGCAGCGGGAGTGAAAATTCCGACGGATGTGACCGGTCGCAGCCTGATGCCTGTCTTGACGAATTCAAAATCAGGCCGAATCACTGACAACAGGGACGAAGTTATCTTTGGTAAGGAGCGGCATGTGCCTTCCCAGGAAGCACCCGACATGGGGGGCTATCCCTGTCGTGCCATTCGTACCGATGACTTTCTTTACATTCACAACATCCGACCCGATCGCTGGCCGGCGGGCACACCCGATTATCAACACGCGGCCATTCCAGGTACCTGGTATGGAGACTGTGACAATGGTCCGACCAAGACCTATATGGTCGAAAATAAAAACAAGGATGCAACTCATCGTCGACTGTATGATCTGGCATTTGGAAAGCTGCCGGCGGAAGAACTGTATGATCTGCGGAATGATCCGGATCAGTTGCAGAACGTTGCCGCCTCTCCGATGTACGAGAAGATCAAAGCGAAACTGGCAAATGAACTGCAACAGCAACTGGTAGCCACCCACGATCCCCGCGAGTTGGGGCAGGGGGATGAGCTTGAGAAACATCCCTACTTAGGCGGCGGTCCAAAGCATCCCAGCCTCGAAGTCAAACGGAAAAAACGGGGCAAGAAGCAGAGTAAGTAA
- a CDS encoding class I SAM-dependent methyltransferase encodes MNSPSEASTAGQAVYSKRILSIYDLWVLGISNSLIWKCRTRHILSWMNQSLTANHLDVGVGTGYYLEHCTFPDLNVRLGLLDLNSNSLAAATSRAGRYKPESYQADILQPLPDQPKRFDSVSLNYLLHCLPGDLTTKSILFDHLNQWLNPGAIISGSTILAEGIPRSLPARKLMNFYNEKKIFTNAADSRDELQSRLQSRYTDVELKVTGCVALFRARYTPSTTN; translated from the coding sequence ATGAATTCTCCATCCGAAGCAAGCACCGCCGGCCAGGCCGTCTATTCCAAACGTATTTTATCGATCTATGATCTCTGGGTCCTGGGTATCTCCAACTCTCTGATCTGGAAGTGTCGTACCCGACACATCTTGAGCTGGATGAACCAGAGTCTGACCGCCAATCATCTGGATGTGGGAGTCGGCACCGGTTACTATCTGGAACATTGCACGTTTCCAGATTTGAACGTCAGACTGGGCCTGCTCGACCTGAATTCAAACAGCCTCGCAGCCGCCACCAGTCGGGCCGGCAGATATAAACCCGAAAGTTATCAGGCAGACATCCTGCAGCCCCTGCCCGACCAGCCAAAACGATTCGACTCGGTCAGTCTGAACTATCTCCTGCATTGTCTACCCGGTGATCTAACTACAAAATCAATTCTGTTTGATCATCTTAATCAATGGTTGAACCCGGGAGCCATTATCTCGGGCTCGACCATTCTGGCAGAAGGAATTCCTCGCAGCCTGCCCGCCCGCAAATTAATGAACTTCTACAATGAGAAAAAGATCTTCACTAACGCAGCAGACAGTCGGGATGAGTTACAATCTCGGCTCCAGAGTCGTTATACTGACGTGGAACTGAAAGTGACGGGCTGTGTGGCCCTGTTTCGTGCCCGCTACACTCCTTCAACAACAAATTGA